One window of Chroococcidiopsis sp. TS-821 genomic DNA carries:
- the murG gene encoding undecaprenyldiphospho-muramoylpentapeptide beta-N-acetylglucosaminyltransferase, translating to MATKLLIAASGTGGHLFPAIALAEQLPDYEIEWLGVPDRLETQLVPTQYPLHKISVAGFQERLGVNTLRNLSKIAKSIFQVRQLLQQGSFQGVFTTGGYIAAPAVLAARSLGIPVILHESNAIPGKVTRFFSSFCTAVALGFEPAAQYLPRIPTIYTGTPVRSQFLSLKEQLPPLAFSIPEDAFLIVVVGGSQGAVAVNQLIRECAPAWLDAGVWIVHLTGNNDPDVASLQHPQYFPLPFYDNMASLLHRANLAIGRSGAGTVTELAITRKPAIFIPFPAAAEDHQFYNAQVLAASGAAIVFRQKELTPALLQRQVLELLHSPADLQKMAAAAEKIAVPDSAERLAKLVRELVH from the coding sequence ATGGCAACAAAATTATTAATTGCGGCAAGTGGTACTGGCGGACATCTGTTTCCGGCGATCGCACTCGCTGAACAACTACCAGATTACGAAATTGAGTGGTTGGGCGTTCCGGATCGCTTAGAAACACAGTTAGTTCCCACCCAATATCCACTACACAAAATCTCGGTTGCAGGATTTCAAGAACGCTTAGGCGTCAACACGCTACGCAATCTGAGTAAAATCGCGAAGTCAATTTTTCAAGTTCGTCAATTATTGCAACAAGGCTCATTTCAGGGTGTCTTCACAACAGGTGGTTACATCGCCGCTCCTGCTGTGCTTGCTGCGCGATCGCTCGGAATTCCCGTGATTCTCCACGAATCTAACGCCATTCCAGGAAAAGTTACGCGCTTTTTTAGCTCGTTTTGTACGGCTGTTGCGTTAGGCTTTGAACCCGCAGCCCAGTACTTACCGCGCATTCCCACAATTTATACGGGAACACCAGTGCGATCGCAGTTTTTAAGTTTGAAAGAACAATTACCTCCACTCGCTTTCTCTATTCCCGAAGATGCTTTTCTCATCGTTGTTGTTGGTGGTAGCCAAGGCGCAGTTGCGGTGAATCAACTGATTCGTGAATGCGCGCCAGCATGGTTAGACGCTGGAGTGTGGATTGTACACTTAACAGGAAACAACGATCCTGATGTCGCAAGTCTCCAACACCCGCAGTATTTTCCGCTACCTTTTTATGACAACATGGCAAGTTTATTGCACCGCGCAAATTTAGCGATCGGGCGATCGGGGGCTGGAACTGTTACCGAGTTAGCTATCACTCGCAAACCTGCTATTTTTATTCCCTTCCCCGCAGCTGCGGAAGACCATCAATTCTACAATGCTCAAGTTTTAGCTGCATCGGGTGCGGCGATCGTCTTTCGCCAAAAAGAATTAACTCCTGCACTGTTGCAACGTCAAGTCTTGGAATTGTTACATTCACCCGCCGACTTACAGAAAATGGCTGCTGCTGCGGAAAAAATAGCAGTTCCTGATAGCGCTGAACGATTGGCGAAGTTAGTGCGCGAATTAGTACATTAG
- a CDS encoding sulfotransferase has protein sequence MTKASYSLTFEDPYRPLWLRGINWAGKTLKQNGIGLVNLSEESLLSTASRKTGLSDWGDESFRLPLRMLLKSLEEDAELSLFGRYFLRKLCIQLLTNRLRIQEDIKRYPEIQKVAIARPLFILGMPRAGTTLLHNLLAQDPKSRWLHLWEMVSPSPPPEYHNRYRDPRIHKVEKLVQRYNTLAPQLATVHNLNPHGPEECNPLFEHEFASLIFEIRANVKSYATWMETYDMLKAYQFYRQQLQLLAWHYPPESHWVFKAPAHIFYLDTLMKVFPDACIVQTHRDPLKVLPSVCSLTAIVRSIYSDRIEPKTLGNYWSDRIAKALKREMQVRDSETSSRFYDVHYHHLVQDPIGTVRQIYAYFGYDFHPQMAENIKTWLAQNPQHKHGVHRYSLEQFGLAPERVNHQFAQYCERFNIKRE, from the coding sequence ATGACCAAAGCTTCATACAGCCTTACATTTGAAGATCCTTATCGTCCTCTGTGGTTACGTGGAATCAACTGGGCGGGAAAAACACTGAAACAGAATGGCATTGGATTGGTTAACCTTTCAGAAGAATCGCTGTTGAGTACTGCTAGCCGTAAAACTGGATTATCTGATTGGGGAGACGAAAGTTTTCGACTTCCCCTACGAATGCTACTGAAATCTTTAGAAGAAGACGCTGAACTCAGCTTATTTGGTCGCTATTTCCTGCGCAAGTTATGTATTCAACTGCTAACCAATCGGTTGCGTATTCAAGAAGATATCAAACGTTATCCAGAAATCCAAAAAGTCGCGATCGCGCGACCATTATTTATTTTAGGAATGCCCAGAGCTGGGACTACGTTGCTTCACAATTTATTAGCGCAAGATCCAAAAAGCCGCTGGTTGCATTTATGGGAAATGGTAAGCCCTTCACCACCTCCTGAGTACCACAACCGTTATCGAGATCCGCGAATTCACAAGGTAGAAAAATTAGTTCAACGATACAATACTTTAGCACCACAACTGGCGACAGTACATAACTTAAACCCTCACGGACCTGAAGAATGTAACCCTTTATTTGAACATGAATTTGCGAGCTTAATTTTTGAGATTCGGGCAAACGTGAAGAGTTACGCCACTTGGATGGAAACTTACGATATGCTCAAAGCGTATCAATTTTATCGCCAGCAGTTGCAATTGTTAGCATGGCATTATCCGCCAGAAAGTCACTGGGTTTTCAAAGCACCAGCCCATATATTTTATTTAGATACACTGATGAAAGTCTTTCCCGATGCATGTATTGTACAGACGCACCGCGATCCGCTGAAAGTACTTCCTTCTGTATGCAGTTTAACAGCAATAGTTCGCAGCATTTATAGCGATCGCATTGAACCAAAAACTTTAGGAAACTACTGGAGCGATCGCATTGCTAAAGCTTTAAAACGCGAAATGCAAGTCCGCGATTCTGAAACGTCTTCGCGCTTCTATGACGTACACTACCATCACCTCGTACAAGATCCGATTGGTACCGTACGTCAGATTTATGCGTATTTTGGTTATGATTTTCATCCGCAAATGGCAGAAAATATCAAAACTTGGCTAGCCCAAAACCCTCAGCATAAGCATGGCGTACATCGGTACTCTTTAGAGCAGTTTGGGTTAGCTCCTGAAAGAGTAAATCATCAATTTGCACAATATTGTGAAAGATTCAATATCAAGCGCGAGTAG
- a CDS encoding DUF6737 family protein, producing the protein MSEQKLASVWNYKPWWCQPWSILLTGVTLIAGSWILFKTLWLTLLVALPVLTWMGFFLIIYPRLVVYNDPLEK; encoded by the coding sequence ATGTCCGAGCAAAAACTTGCCAGCGTCTGGAACTACAAACCTTGGTGGTGTCAACCTTGGTCTATTTTGCTGACCGGGGTGACTCTCATTGCTGGTAGTTGGATTTTATTTAAAACTTTGTGGTTAACGCTCCTCGTAGCTCTTCCTGTACTAACGTGGATGGGATTTTTCCTGATTATTTATCCCCGCTTAGTAGTGTATAACGATCCGTTAGAGAAGTAA
- a CDS encoding hemolysin family protein codes for MLTLAIIVLVILTGSALCSGVETALLSISTIRARQLAQSNIPSAVALLSIKEKISRPIATIVILNNIFNIVGSIVIGSVATHVLGDTWLGIFSAILTFLIIIFGEIVPKTVGERYAEPISLLAAIPVKGLTFLLKPLVWIVEKATLPFTKGKRRPTTNEAEIKLLANIGYQEGIIEDDEAEMIQRVFRLNDLTAADLMTPRTIVTYLPGNLTLAECKREIITSQHTRIIVVEESIDRVLGFALKQKLLAAMVEGKNDQKVASLTRQVRFVPETIRADKLLKNFLEAREHLAVVVDEYGNVAGVITLEDVLEVLTGEIVDETDRIIDLQETARKKRERLLQVRFFTNKSPKNKP; via the coding sequence ATGCTAACTTTGGCTATCATTGTTCTCGTCATTCTTACTGGTTCAGCACTTTGCTCCGGTGTAGAAACTGCATTACTATCGATATCTACAATTCGGGCGCGTCAGTTAGCACAGAGTAACATTCCTTCGGCAGTTGCACTCTTATCAATTAAAGAGAAAATTAGTCGTCCAATTGCTACAATTGTCATTCTCAACAATATCTTCAACATTGTTGGTAGTATTGTAATTGGTAGTGTTGCCACTCATGTTTTAGGAGATACGTGGTTAGGAATTTTCTCGGCAATTCTCACATTTTTGATTATTATTTTTGGTGAAATTGTTCCTAAAACTGTTGGCGAAAGATACGCTGAACCAATATCTTTACTTGCGGCAATTCCTGTCAAGGGATTGACTTTTTTATTAAAACCTTTGGTTTGGATTGTAGAGAAAGCAACACTACCTTTTACTAAAGGTAAAAGAAGACCAACTACGAACGAAGCAGAAATTAAACTATTAGCAAATATTGGCTATCAAGAGGGCATTATCGAGGACGATGAAGCGGAAATGATTCAGCGTGTCTTTCGATTGAATGATTTAACAGCAGCAGACTTGATGACTCCGCGAACTATTGTGACTTATTTACCTGGAAACTTAACACTTGCAGAGTGCAAACGTGAAATTATTACTTCACAACATACGCGGATTATTGTTGTAGAAGAATCTATCGATCGAGTTTTAGGATTTGCGCTTAAACAAAAGTTGCTAGCAGCGATGGTTGAAGGAAAAAACGATCAAAAAGTTGCGAGCCTCACGCGTCAAGTCCGCTTTGTTCCTGAGACAATTAGAGCAGATAAACTCCTGAAAAACTTCCTAGAAGCACGCGAACATTTAGCAGTTGTTGTTGATGAATATGGTAATGTTGCAGGAGTAATCACCTTAGAAGATGTATTAGAAGTATTAACTGGCGAAATTGTAGATGAAACGGATCGCATTATCGATCTGCAAGAAACTGCCCGAAAAAAACGCGAACGACTGTTGCAGGTTAGATTTTTTACAAATAAATCTCCGAAGAACAAACCTTAG
- a CDS encoding thioredoxin family protein has translation MSVSSPEANTGKRVRNFLIVLVAIALSVALVLGLRNQTTAVSLTHLDQESVPLEVALSNGKPSLIEFYANWCTSCQAMAPDMAQLKQEYGESVNFVMLNVDNSKWLPEILKYRVDGIPHFVFLNKAGEAIAQSIGEQPRMVMATNLDALVADSPLPYTQRSSGQISKFTAPVAPADNTDDPRLHGSQVVN, from the coding sequence ATGAGTGTGAGTTCACCAGAAGCGAATACTGGAAAGCGTGTTAGAAATTTTTTGATTGTTTTAGTTGCGATCGCGCTAAGTGTTGCCCTCGTCTTGGGCTTGAGAAATCAAACAACTGCCGTTTCGCTAACACACTTAGATCAAGAGTCAGTACCGTTAGAAGTAGCGTTGAGTAACGGCAAACCCTCACTGATCGAATTTTATGCAAACTGGTGTACTAGCTGTCAAGCTATGGCACCGGATATGGCACAACTCAAGCAGGAGTACGGCGAATCGGTTAATTTTGTGATGCTGAATGTCGACAATAGCAAGTGGCTCCCAGAGATTCTGAAGTATCGCGTTGATGGAATTCCGCATTTTGTGTTTTTGAATAAAGCAGGCGAAGCGATCGCGCAAAGTATTGGCGAACAACCCCGTATGGTTATGGCAACCAATTTAGATGCTTTAGTCGCTGATTCACCCCTACCTTATACTCAACGTAGTAGCGGTCAAATTTCTAAGTTTACTGCACCTGTTGCACCTGCTGATAATACAGACGACCCGCGACTGCATGGTAGTCAAGTCGTCAATTAA
- a CDS encoding NIL domain-containing protein has product MKKRVTLTFPKRAVQMPVTYRLAKDFNVAANIIRAQVAPNQIGKLVVELSGDIDQLDAAIEWMRSLHIHVSQSVAEIVIDRDSCVDCGLCTGVCPTEALTLDPQTYRLTFTRSRCIVCEQCIPTCPVAAISINL; this is encoded by the coding sequence GTGAAAAAGCGAGTTACGCTCACCTTTCCCAAACGCGCGGTACAAATGCCCGTTACTTATCGCTTAGCAAAAGATTTTAACGTGGCAGCAAATATTATCCGCGCTCAAGTAGCCCCGAATCAAATTGGTAAACTCGTTGTAGAACTATCCGGCGATATCGATCAACTGGATGCGGCGATTGAATGGATGCGATCGCTGCATATTCATGTTTCGCAAAGTGTCGCAGAAATCGTCATCGATCGAGATAGCTGCGTTGACTGTGGCTTGTGTACGGGTGTTTGTCCCACAGAAGCGTTAACGCTCGACCCGCAAACTTATCGTCTCACATTTACGCGATCGCGCTGCATTGTTTGCGAGCAGTGTATTCCCACGTGTCCTGTTGCAGCTATTTCCATAAATCTATAA
- a CDS encoding DUF3616 domain-containing protein: MTDQNNPSEIILRFEDEFREHREDLSAVCLTADRHLWLGSDETSSIERLTYNPELQLFTEHKQFRVKDFIDLPATEDQEIDIEGIAYVEPYLWFVGSHSWKRKKPKPDKTNAKNVSRLTKLESEPNRYLLGRIPLINGELYKSFVREGVGTLTAAKLEITPRGNLLMDALVNDPHLGSYIDATIPGKENGFDIEGLAVYENRIYLGMRGPVLRGWAVMLEIELENSTPETLVLKAIGTEGQQYKKHFIYLKGLGIRDLCLDGEDLLILAGPTMDLDGPVRVYRLEKGVHLSENSLSQPQVELDIPYGDGDDRAEGITLFDNISSVHSLLVLYDAPARSRLQGEGDVIADVFHLA, encoded by the coding sequence ATGACTGACCAAAATAATCCAAGTGAGATTATTCTTCGCTTTGAAGATGAATTTAGAGAACATCGAGAAGATCTCTCTGCTGTATGTTTAACTGCCGATCGGCATTTATGGTTAGGCTCGGACGAAACGTCATCCATCGAGCGATTAACTTACAATCCAGAATTACAATTATTTACAGAGCACAAGCAGTTTCGAGTCAAAGATTTTATAGATTTACCTGCAACCGAAGACCAAGAAATTGATATCGAAGGTATAGCTTACGTAGAGCCTTATTTATGGTTTGTCGGTTCGCACAGTTGGAAGCGAAAAAAGCCTAAACCTGATAAAACAAATGCAAAAAATGTTAGCCGATTAACTAAATTGGAATCAGAACCTAACCGTTATTTACTAGGTAGAATTCCTTTAATTAACGGTGAGTTATATAAGTCTTTTGTTCGAGAAGGCGTGGGAACGCTTACTGCTGCTAAATTGGAAATTACCCCACGTGGTAATTTATTAATGGATGCGCTAGTCAACGATCCACATCTAGGTTCTTATATCGATGCAACCATTCCTGGAAAAGAAAATGGATTTGATATTGAAGGTTTAGCTGTTTATGAAAACCGTATTTATTTAGGAATGCGAGGTCCTGTATTGCGTGGTTGGGCTGTGATGCTGGAAATTGAGTTAGAAAATAGCACTCCAGAAACGCTGGTTTTAAAAGCAATTGGTACAGAAGGACAGCAATACAAAAAACACTTTATCTACTTGAAAGGCTTAGGTATTCGAGATTTATGTTTAGACGGAGAAGATTTATTAATACTGGCAGGACCAACAATGGACTTAGACGGACCTGTAAGAGTATATCGTTTAGAAAAGGGCGTACACTTATCTGAGAATAGTTTGTCACAGCCTCAGGTAGAGTTAGATATTCCCTATGGAGATGGTGACGATCGTGCAGAAGGTATCACTTTGTTTGATAATATTAGTTCTGTTCATTCTTTGCTAGTTTTATACGATGCACCTGCGCGATCGCGCCTACAAGGCGAAGGCGATGTCATTGCAGATGTGTTTCATCTTGCGTAA